A genomic stretch from Petrimonas mucosa includes:
- a CDS encoding glycoside hydrolase family 16 protein, which yields MKKFLLLALVPGLLLTLSACTEQKKSDPKEAKWTLVWEDDFKRNQLDTTKWAKIPRGKSDWNNYMSDYDKLYEVKEGNLVLRGIRNEVLPNDTAPFLTGGVYTKGKRTFGFGRLEIRAKLNPAKGAWPAFWMLPNDAKWPDGGEIDIMERLSHDKLIYQTVHSRYTQTDSLRLNPPASSIVGMNPNNYNVYALEKYPDSLVFYVNDTRTKNYPRIKTDHEGQFPFADQEFYLLLDMQLGGSWVGAVNPDELPVEIYVDWVRYYEPKGN from the coding sequence ATGAAAAAATTTCTTCTTCTGGCTCTCGTACCGGGCCTGCTGTTAACTCTTTCTGCCTGCACCGAACAAAAAAAGAGCGATCCCAAGGAGGCCAAATGGACTCTGGTTTGGGAAGACGACTTCAAGAGAAATCAGCTCGACACAACCAAGTGGGCCAAGATTCCGCGTGGAAAAAGCGACTGGAACAACTACATGAGTGATTACGACAAACTCTACGAGGTGAAAGAGGGTAATCTGGTGCTGAGGGGAATCCGCAATGAGGTACTGCCTAACGATACGGCGCCATTTCTTACGGGCGGGGTTTACACCAAGGGCAAACGGACGTTCGGGTTTGGCCGGCTGGAGATCAGGGCAAAGCTGAATCCGGCGAAAGGAGCCTGGCCTGCATTCTGGATGCTGCCGAATGATGCCAAGTGGCCCGACGGTGGTGAGATCGACATCATGGAACGGCTGAGTCACGACAAGCTCATTTACCAGACCGTACATTCCCGGTATACCCAGACCGACAGCCTGCGGCTCAACCCGCCCGCCAGTTCCATCGTAGGCATGAACCCCAATAACTACAACGTCTATGCCCTGGAAAAGTATCCCGACAGCCTGGTCTTTTACGTAAACGACACCCGGACAAAAAACTATCCACGAATAAAAACCGACCACGAGGGACAGTTTCCATTCGCGGATCAAGAGTTCTATCTGCTACTCGACATGCAACTGGGCGGCAGTTGGGTAGGGGCTGTCAACCCCGACGAGCTGCCAGTGGAGATCTATGTCGACTGGGTACGATATTACGAGCCCAAGGGCAATTGA
- a CDS encoding ThuA domain-containing protein has product MKNYLSRRKFIQASVALGVGSILLPENTLAQKVVSKPEEKTTLKGKRVLYLYGGWDGHEPKQSVDIFVPWLRSEGAEVILSDSLDSYTDKQLMDSLDLIVQIVTMAKISGEQEKGLLEAVTNGCGFAGWHGGIGDSFRENTEYQFMVGGQWVAHPGGVIDYRVRITDRKDEVTRGLNDFDMHSEQYYVHVDPNVKVLATTAFTGEHASWIDGCIVPVVWKKYYGNGRIFYSSLGHVMADFNVPQALEIQKRGIRWAAESKYQPKEKWITPIYK; this is encoded by the coding sequence ATGAAAAATTACTTGTCACGACGTAAGTTCATCCAGGCATCCGTTGCATTGGGTGTTGGTTCCATTCTGCTGCCAGAAAACACATTGGCGCAAAAAGTAGTTTCCAAACCGGAAGAAAAAACAACCTTGAAAGGAAAGAGGGTGTTGTACCTTTATGGCGGCTGGGACGGTCATGAGCCCAAGCAGTCGGTAGATATCTTCGTTCCATGGCTCCGGTCAGAAGGTGCGGAGGTGATTCTTTCAGACAGTCTCGATTCCTATACCGACAAGCAGCTGATGGATTCGCTCGATCTTATCGTTCAGATTGTCACGATGGCCAAGATCTCCGGCGAGCAGGAGAAGGGGTTATTGGAGGCCGTCACTAACGGATGTGGCTTCGCAGGCTGGCATGGAGGCATTGGAGACTCATTCCGGGAGAACACCGAATACCAGTTTATGGTAGGCGGGCAATGGGTAGCACATCCGGGAGGAGTGATCGATTACCGGGTAAGGATTACCGATCGCAAGGATGAGGTAACCCGGGGATTGAACGATTTTGACATGCACTCCGAGCAGTACTACGTGCACGTGGATCCCAACGTAAAGGTGCTTGCCACTACGGCCTTCACCGGGGAACACGCCTCCTGGATCGATGGATGCATTGTACCGGTTGTATGGAAGAAGTATTATGGGAACGGACGGATCTTCTACTCTTCACTGGGACACGTGATGGCCGATTTCAACGTCCCGCAGGCCCTGGAGATCCAAAAACGGGGAATCCGATGGGCTGCGGAAAGCAAATACCAGCCGAAAGAGAAGTGGATCACCCCCATCTATAAATGA
- the queF gene encoding preQ(1) synthase, with protein MSQTENLSLLGKKTAYRQDYAPEVLEAFENKHQGNDYWVTFDCPEFTSLCPITGQPDFATIRIDYIPDVKMVESKSLKIYLFSFRNHGAFHEDCVNIIMKDLIGLMDPKYIEVTGIFTPRGGISIYPYANYGRPGTRYEKFAEQRLFNHSIPINRP; from the coding sequence ATGTCTCAAACTGAAAATTTAAGCCTTCTCGGCAAGAAAACAGCATACAGGCAGGATTATGCCCCCGAGGTACTGGAGGCATTTGAAAACAAGCACCAGGGTAACGACTACTGGGTGACTTTCGATTGTCCTGAGTTCACAAGCCTCTGTCCCATCACCGGGCAGCCCGACTTCGCAACCATCCGGATCGATTATATTCCCGATGTGAAGATGGTGGAGAGCAAGTCGCTGAAGATCTACCTGTTCAGTTTCCGCAATCACGGCGCCTTCCATGAAGATTGCGTCAACATCATCATGAAAGACCTGATTGGACTGATGGATCCGAAATATATCGAAGTAACCGGAATTTTCACCCCGCGCGGCGGCATCAGCATCTATCCCTATGCCAATTATGGCCGTCCCGGTACACGTTACGAGAAGTTCGCCGAACAAAGGCTATTCAACCATTCAATTCCCATAAATAGACCATGA
- the queC gene encoding 7-cyano-7-deazaguanine synthase QueC, which translates to MTNYKNEDAVVLFSGGQDSTTCLFWAKQTFRNVEALCFSYGQRHSLEIEVARNIAKIAEVSFRLLDASVISQLSPNSLTDSSIVMDEEQPAGSYPNTFVPGRNMLFITFAAAIAYAKNIRHLVTGVSEADYSGYPDCRDTFIHSLNATVNLAMDKHFIIHTPLMHKDKVKVWAFADELGVFDIVRNETLTCYNGIKAEGCGHCPACKLRNRGLQEYLDQRSKSI; encoded by the coding sequence ATGACAAATTACAAAAACGAAGATGCGGTTGTCCTCTTTTCGGGAGGACAGGACTCTACCACCTGTCTGTTCTGGGCAAAACAGACCTTCAGGAACGTCGAAGCATTGTGTTTTTCCTACGGTCAACGCCACTCGCTGGAGATAGAGGTTGCTAGGAACATTGCCAAGATAGCCGAAGTCTCTTTCCGGCTGCTCGATGCCTCCGTGATCTCCCAACTTTCGCCCAATTCATTGACCGACTCCTCCATCGTCATGGATGAAGAGCAGCCGGCAGGATCATACCCCAATACGTTTGTGCCCGGACGGAATATGTTGTTCATCACGTTTGCGGCGGCCATTGCCTATGCAAAAAATATCCGCCATCTGGTAACCGGCGTCTCGGAAGCCGACTACAGCGGTTATCCCGACTGCAGGGACACCTTTATCCATTCGTTGAATGCAACAGTCAACCTCGCGATGGATAAACATTTCATCATACATACCCCTTTGATGCACAAGGACAAGGTAAAAGTATGGGCGTTTGCCGACGAGCTTGGGGTTTTCGATATTGTAAGGAACGAAACGCTCACCTGCTACAACGGAATCAAGGCCGAAGGATGCGGGCACTGTCCGGCATGCAAGCTGCGCAACCGGGGATTGCAGGAGTATCTCGATCAAAGAAGTAAATCTATTTAA
- a CDS encoding DUF4382 domain-containing protein → MKDSLTLLSLLLFVLSFTGCANNDPSINATRLRINLTDAATLVVSEFNVDIQKIEVATTDNTSDEEKWTTLDFNGGVFDVLPLSNGKSKQITDQYFPAGVMRKIKITFGNNSTLATSTGVKPLVLDPEVKDGVVVEVNTNLYANYVTSIMVDINAALSFYELNGNYFFKPVLRVFPETFGGSLKGYALPLEAAPVVVIVKDEDTLLTLPERSDGMFLFKGLKEGDWKILVYSTTDLGYRDTLFVDTVFTGKTRELKSKIVLKR, encoded by the coding sequence ATGAAGGATTCTCTGACCCTCCTCTCTCTTTTACTTTTCGTGCTCTCATTCACGGGATGCGCGAATAACGATCCGAGTATCAACGCCACCCGGTTAAGGATAAATCTTACGGATGCAGCTACCCTGGTGGTGTCGGAGTTCAATGTCGACATCCAGAAGATCGAAGTTGCCACAACCGATAACACAAGCGACGAGGAAAAATGGACTACGCTCGATTTCAACGGAGGGGTGTTCGATGTGTTGCCGCTCTCTAACGGTAAGTCAAAACAGATTACCGATCAGTACTTCCCGGCCGGTGTGATGCGGAAGATCAAAATCACGTTCGGAAATAACTCCACCCTTGCCACCTCAACCGGAGTCAAGCCTCTTGTCTTGGATCCCGAAGTAAAGGATGGGGTTGTGGTAGAGGTCAATACCAACCTCTACGCCAATTATGTCACCAGCATCATGGTGGATATCAATGCGGCACTCTCATTCTACGAACTGAACGGAAATTATTTCTTTAAGCCGGTGCTGCGGGTTTTCCCCGAAACGTTCGGCGGTTCGCTGAAAGGATATGCCTTGCCTCTTGAGGCTGCACCGGTAGTAGTCATTGTAAAGGACGAGGATACGCTGCTTACCCTTCCGGAAAGAAGCGACGGGATGTTTCTCTTCAAGGGATTGAAGGAGGGAGACTGGAAAATATTGGTCTATTCAACCACCGACCTGGGTTACCGCGACACCCTTTTTGTCGATACCGTCTTTACCGGCAAGACACGGGAGTTGAAATCGAAGATTGTGCTGAAGAGATAA
- a CDS encoding SPOR domain-containing protein: MKRSIYLLMALSATLVLAISCKPKQSAYKQVYEAAKEREMQQTASQPTVVKDAATLPPVEVSVRKEKVEPVLASDAANLKKYSVVIASLSVKLNAESLKTRMQNEGYPVILAENEQGMYRVIVASYDDRAAAAAKRDEIYRKYSALGNTDYLRKTYGVPFNDLWILERQY, encoded by the coding sequence ATGAAAAGATCGATCTATTTGTTGATGGCACTTTCAGCCACATTGGTTTTAGCCATTTCCTGTAAACCGAAACAAAGTGCTTACAAGCAGGTATATGAAGCCGCCAAGGAAAGAGAAATGCAGCAGACGGCATCACAGCCTACCGTAGTTAAAGATGCTGCCACATTGCCTCCGGTTGAAGTGTCGGTGAGAAAAGAGAAGGTTGAACCCGTTCTTGCTTCTGATGCTGCCAATTTGAAGAAATATAGTGTAGTCATTGCATCGTTAAGTGTTAAGCTGAATGCCGAATCGTTGAAAACCAGGATGCAGAACGAAGGCTATCCGGTGATTCTGGCCGAAAACGAACAGGGCATGTACAGGGTTATTGTTGCAAGTTATGACGACAGGGCCGCAGCAGCCGCTAAGCGTGACGAGATCTACAGGAAATATTCTGCCCTCGGCAATACCGACTATCTGAGGAAAACTTACGGAGTGCCTTTCAACGACCTCTGGATTCTGGAGAGACAGTATTGA
- a CDS encoding MBL fold metallo-hydrolase, producing the protein MKVRFLGTGTSTGVPQIGCNCSVCRSSDARDKRLRCSVLVETDGSQIIIDCTPDFRQQMMELPFRKIDGLLITHEHYDHVGGLDDLRPFCRFGTVEVFAEPKVKNALMQRMPYCFGENRYSGVPDIRLRTIYNLLPFRVNDTEVIPIRVLHYKLPIVGFRIKNFAYLTDVKQLPDEELPKLEGLDILVVSALREERHLSHQTLAEAISLAKAIGAQKTYFTHMSHQIGLHQVISRKLPPSFAFAYDGLELIL; encoded by the coding sequence ATGAAAGTACGGTTTTTAGGCACGGGAACATCTACCGGCGTACCACAAATCGGGTGCAACTGTAGCGTCTGTAGGTCGTCCGATGCCAGGGATAAAAGGTTACGCTGCTCCGTCCTGGTTGAAACGGACGGTTCGCAAATCATCATCGACTGTACACCCGACTTCAGGCAGCAGATGATGGAGCTCCCTTTCCGGAAGATCGACGGACTGCTAATAACCCATGAACATTACGATCATGTGGGGGGACTGGATGATTTGAGGCCTTTCTGTCGATTTGGCACCGTTGAGGTGTTTGCAGAGCCTAAGGTGAAGAATGCGTTGATGCAGCGGATGCCATACTGTTTTGGAGAGAACCGCTATTCAGGTGTTCCCGATATCCGGTTACGAACGATCTACAATCTTCTCCCCTTCAGGGTAAACGATACGGAGGTGATTCCCATTCGCGTGCTACACTACAAACTGCCTATTGTTGGTTTCAGGATCAAGAATTTTGCCTACCTTACCGACGTGAAGCAGCTGCCCGACGAGGAACTCCCCAAACTTGAAGGTCTCGATATTCTGGTGGTGAGCGCGCTGCGTGAAGAGAGACACCTGTCGCATCAGACACTGGCGGAGGCCATTTCGCTTGCAAAAGCCATTGGGGCGCAAAAAACCTACTTTACCCATATGAGTCACCAGATCGGCTTGCATCAGGTAATCAGCCGGAAATTGCCCCCCTCCTTCGCATTCGCTTATGACGGATTGGAGTTGATACTGTAA
- a CDS encoding OmpP1/FadL family transporter yields the protein MKKIAYLLFSFAFIAHYAFSQGEVEALKYSRTELFGTARSMAMGNAFGALGGDITALSINPAGVAVYRSSEVVGTFGFQQNSAKVGDISEKVNDFNLHNMGFVGYFPLRNDVMPMINFGFSYNKQKTFNNETRAIGTARSTMLEYIADRSYGVDSRLLEMGDNLPDPFIDQPWLSVLGFNAWLINDFQAEDGTFYYEPLDTRGETAIQEIRSSERGYIDSYDFTIGTTINNVLNIGLALNISDIHHSLYTDFLEDFNSGGYTLNNEIVTNGAGVGAKLGVIYRPVNAFRFGLAYHTPTWYSMSEIYQARIDDDLAAYIDDPDYEKGWVNSAKFTNRYDLKTPGKLVLSGATVLGSNFIFSVDYEVMNYKQMKLGVPSVSYGSKEWYDIDNGYIKKDFKTASTVRLGTEYRFTPQFYGRLGYAWMQNPYNTEFSKAGDAAVSGSNTIYRMEGDTHYVTGGLGYRFNRNFYADLAVVYQTQKDQLYPFPNLYTYNGDTRGDLVIDASPFDLKNKSVRGLLTLGYKF from the coding sequence ATGAAAAAAATAGCATATCTTCTATTCTCATTTGCTTTTATTGCACACTATGCCTTTTCGCAGGGTGAGGTGGAGGCTTTGAAATATTCCCGGACCGAACTTTTCGGCACGGCCCGCTCCATGGCGATGGGCAATGCTTTCGGTGCGCTGGGAGGCGACATCACTGCCCTCTCCATCAATCCGGCGGGAGTCGCTGTTTATAGGAGTTCGGAGGTGGTGGGCACATTCGGATTTCAACAAAACAGCGCCAAGGTGGGCGATATCTCCGAGAAGGTAAACGATTTCAACCTGCATAACATGGGTTTTGTCGGCTACTTCCCCTTGAGGAATGATGTGATGCCCATGATCAATTTTGGGTTTTCGTACAACAAGCAAAAAACATTCAACAACGAGACCCGTGCTATTGGCACTGCCCGCAGCACCATGCTGGAATACATTGCCGACAGGAGTTACGGGGTCGACTCCAGGTTGTTGGAGATGGGAGATAACCTGCCTGATCCGTTCATCGATCAGCCGTGGCTCTCCGTGCTGGGTTTCAATGCCTGGTTGATTAACGACTTTCAGGCCGAGGATGGCACATTCTATTATGAACCGCTGGATACCAGGGGGGAAACGGCCATACAGGAGATCAGGTCGTCCGAGAGGGGCTATATCGACAGTTATGATTTTACGATAGGTACAACCATCAACAATGTCCTGAATATTGGACTTGCCCTGAACATTTCCGACATCCACCACTCACTCTACACCGATTTTCTGGAAGATTTCAACAGCGGCGGTTATACGTTGAACAATGAGATCGTCACAAACGGTGCCGGTGTAGGTGCGAAGCTGGGTGTGATCTACCGTCCTGTAAATGCATTCAGGTTTGGACTTGCCTACCATACTCCTACCTGGTACTCCATGTCCGAGATCTATCAGGCCAGGATCGATGACGACCTGGCTGCTTACATCGACGATCCGGACTATGAAAAAGGGTGGGTCAACTCTGCCAAGTTCACCAATCGTTACGACCTGAAGACTCCAGGCAAGTTGGTGTTGAGCGGCGCCACTGTATTGGGCAGCAATTTTATCTTCAGTGTCGATTACGAAGTGATGAATTACAAGCAGATGAAGCTGGGTGTTCCATCCGTCAGCTATGGCAGCAAGGAGTGGTATGATATCGATAACGGATACATCAAGAAGGATTTCAAGACGGCATCGACAGTCAGGTTAGGAACTGAATACCGCTTTACTCCGCAGTTTTACGGCAGACTGGGTTATGCATGGATGCAGAACCCGTACAACACCGAATTCTCAAAGGCGGGTGATGCAGCAGTCTCCGGATCAAACACCATTTACAGGATGGAGGGAGATACCCACTATGTCACCGGAGGTTTGGGATACCGTTTCAACCGTAATTTCTATGCCGATCTGGCGGTGGTTTACCAGACACAGAAGGATCAACTCTATCCATTCCCCAACCTCTATACCTATAACGGTGACACAAGAGGTGATCTGGTGATCGACGCCTCTCCTTTCGACCTGAAGAACAAGTCGGTAAGAGGACTGTTAACGCTGGGATACAAGTTCTAA
- the carB gene encoding carbamoyl-phosphate synthase (glutamine-hydrolyzing) large subunit, whose amino-acid sequence MDKSIKKVILLGSGALKIGQAGEFDYSGSQALKALREEGIETVLINPNIATIQTSEGVADRVYFLPITPFFVEQVIKKEGPDGILLAFGGQTALNCGTELYQRGVLEKYDVKVLGTSVEAIMITEDRDLFVRKLNEIDAKTPVSQAVENMEDALKAARAIGFPVMVRSAYALGGLGSGICTNEQEFVALCESALSFSKQILVEESLKGWKEIEFEVIRDKNDHCFTVVPMENFDPLGIHTGESIVVAPIITLSKEQISLLEDIARRVVRHIGIVGECNIQYAFNVETNDYRIIEINARLSRSSALASKASGYPLAFVATKLALGYSLDQIGEMGTPNSAYVAPKVDYMIVKIPRWDLSKFAGVSREIGSSMKSVGEIMSIGRSFEEIIQKGLRMIGQGMHGFVGNRDLTFDNVEEALANPTDLRIFAIAYAFEKGYTVDQIEALTRIDKWFLQKLENIYSYTHVLSSYNKIEELPREVMAEAKRLGFSDFQIARYVENPQGTMEHELIRVREWRKKLNVLPSVQRINTVASENPEKTNYLYFTYGSERSYKPVKSEKETIIVLGSGAYRIGSSVEFDWCSVNAVETARKLGYESVMINYNPETVSTDYDMCDRLYFDELSFERTLDVVDVESPKGVIVSVGGQIPNNLAMKLHRQQVPILGTSPESIDRAENRHKFSAMLDRLGIDQPRWKELSSYDEVDKFVEEVGFPVLIRPSYVLSGAAMNVCYDKEQMHRFLELAANVSKEYPVVVSVFMQNAKEVEMDAVAKEGEIVEYAISEHVEFAGVHSGDATLVFPAQKIYFETMRRIKKISRQIARELNISGPFNIQFLAKNNEIKVIECNLRASRSFPFVSKVIKRNFIDTATRVMLGAPYSKPDETVFDLEHIGVKSPQFSYSRLQKFDPILGVDMASTGEVGCIGDDFNEAILKSMLSVGYRIPKRGILISSGEVKSKVDLLEACKLLYAKGYKLYASHGTRQFLADNGVEAVDVNWPDEGGEHNIQEMITHNKFDLIINIPKDITRRELTNGYIIRRTAVDFNVPLITNARLASAFITAFCTMGEEQLKIKSWQEY is encoded by the coding sequence ATGGACAAATCAATTAAAAAAGTTATCTTGCTGGGTTCGGGAGCGTTGAAGATCGGACAGGCAGGTGAATTCGACTATTCGGGATCGCAGGCGTTAAAGGCATTGAGAGAGGAGGGAATAGAGACCGTTCTCATCAATCCGAACATCGCCACAATTCAGACCTCTGAAGGGGTGGCAGACAGGGTCTATTTCCTTCCGATCACCCCATTCTTTGTTGAACAGGTAATCAAGAAAGAGGGACCCGACGGTATCCTGCTGGCGTTTGGCGGCCAGACGGCACTGAACTGCGGTACTGAACTCTATCAGCGAGGTGTGCTCGAGAAGTATGATGTAAAGGTACTGGGCACCTCGGTAGAAGCGATCATGATTACCGAAGATCGTGACCTTTTTGTAAGGAAACTCAATGAGATCGATGCCAAGACACCGGTCTCGCAGGCGGTGGAAAACATGGAGGATGCACTGAAAGCTGCCCGGGCGATAGGCTTTCCCGTAATGGTACGATCGGCCTATGCGTTGGGGGGACTGGGATCGGGAATCTGCACCAACGAACAGGAGTTTGTCGCACTTTGCGAAAGTGCCCTTTCGTTCTCGAAACAGATTCTGGTGGAAGAGAGCCTGAAAGGCTGGAAAGAGATCGAGTTTGAGGTTATCCGCGACAAGAACGATCACTGTTTCACCGTGGTTCCCATGGAGAATTTCGATCCGCTAGGAATCCATACCGGGGAGAGCATCGTTGTGGCTCCCATCATTACCCTCTCCAAGGAACAGATCTCGCTGCTGGAAGATATCGCACGCCGTGTGGTACGACATATCGGCATTGTGGGTGAGTGCAACATCCAATACGCCTTCAATGTGGAGACCAACGATTACCGCATTATCGAGATCAATGCCCGGTTGAGCCGTTCATCGGCTCTGGCCTCCAAAGCGTCCGGATACCCGCTGGCTTTTGTGGCGACCAAACTGGCACTGGGCTATTCGCTCGACCAGATCGGCGAGATGGGCACGCCCAATTCGGCCTATGTGGCCCCGAAGGTCGACTATATGATCGTGAAGATTCCCCGCTGGGACCTCTCCAAATTTGCCGGGGTGAGCCGCGAGATCGGTTCATCCATGAAGTCGGTGGGGGAGATCATGTCCATTGGGCGGTCGTTTGAAGAGATTATCCAGAAAGGATTGCGTATGATCGGGCAGGGGATGCACGGCTTCGTCGGCAACCGCGACCTCACCTTCGACAATGTAGAAGAGGCGCTCGCCAACCCTACCGACCTGCGCATCTTTGCCATTGCCTACGCTTTTGAAAAGGGCTATACGGTAGACCAGATCGAAGCACTTACCAGGATCGACAAATGGTTTCTCCAGAAGTTGGAGAATATCTACAGCTATACACATGTACTCTCCAGTTACAACAAGATCGAGGAGCTGCCGAGGGAGGTGATGGCTGAAGCGAAAAGACTGGGATTCTCAGATTTCCAGATCGCCCGGTATGTGGAGAATCCGCAAGGAACGATGGAGCATGAACTGATCCGTGTGCGTGAGTGGCGGAAAAAGCTCAATGTGTTGCCCTCGGTACAACGTATCAACACGGTAGCGTCGGAGAACCCCGAAAAGACCAACTACCTCTATTTTACCTACGGATCGGAGCGCTCCTACAAGCCGGTGAAGTCGGAAAAGGAGACAATCATCGTACTGGGTTCCGGAGCATACCGAATCGGGTCGTCGGTAGAGTTCGACTGGTGTTCGGTAAATGCGGTGGAGACTGCGCGGAAGCTGGGGTATGAATCGGTAATGATCAATTATAACCCCGAAACGGTATCAACCGATTACGACATGTGCGACAGGCTCTATTTCGACGAACTCTCGTTCGAACGTACGCTCGATGTTGTTGACGTGGAGAGCCCAAAAGGGGTGATCGTCTCGGTGGGTGGCCAGATCCCTAACAACCTGGCGATGAAACTGCACCGCCAGCAGGTGCCCATACTGGGGACATCACCCGAATCGATAGACCGGGCAGAGAACCGGCACAAATTTTCTGCCATGCTCGACCGGCTGGGTATCGACCAGCCACGGTGGAAAGAGCTTTCGAGTTATGATGAGGTGGACAAGTTCGTGGAAGAGGTAGGATTTCCCGTACTGATCCGTCCCTCCTACGTGCTCTCGGGGGCTGCCATGAACGTCTGCTACGATAAGGAGCAGATGCACCGCTTCCTGGAACTGGCAGCCAACGTATCCAAGGAGTATCCCGTGGTAGTTTCGGTATTCATGCAGAACGCCAAGGAGGTGGAGATGGATGCCGTGGCAAAGGAGGGCGAAATTGTGGAATATGCCATTTCGGAACATGTGGAGTTTGCCGGAGTCCATTCGGGCGATGCCACACTGGTTTTCCCGGCACAGAAGATCTACTTCGAGACGATGCGCCGCATCAAGAAAATATCGCGGCAGATCGCCAGGGAGCTGAATATCAGCGGGCCGTTCAATATCCAGTTCCTGGCCAAGAACAACGAGATAAAGGTGATTGAGTGCAACCTGCGTGCCTCGCGCTCATTCCCGTTTGTATCCAAGGTGATCAAGCGCAATTTTATCGACACGGCAACCCGTGTGATGCTGGGAGCCCCCTACAGTAAACCGGACGAAACGGTTTTCGATCTCGAGCATATTGGTGTGAAATCGCCTCAATTCTCCTATTCCCGTCTGCAGAAGTTTGACCCCATCCTCGGTGTGGATATGGCGTCGACAGGTGAAGTGGGCTGTATCGGTGACGATTTCAACGAGGCTATCCTGAAATCGATGCTGTCGGTAGGATACCGCATTCCGAAGAGAGGCATCCTTATCTCGTCGGGCGAAGTGAAATCGAAAGTGGATCTGCTGGAAGCCTGCAAGCTGCTTTATGCCAAGGGATACAAATTATACGCAAGTCACGGGACACGGCAATTCCTGGCCGACAACGGTGTGGAGGCGGTCGATGTAAACTGGCCGGATGAAGGGGGTGAGCACAACATCCAGGAGATGATTACACACAACAAGTTCGACCTGATTATCAATATTCCGAAGGATATTACCCGGCGTGAACTGACCAACGGTTACATTATCCGGCGCACCGCGGTTGATTTTAACGTTCCGCTTATCACCAACGCAAGGTTGGCATCGGCTTTCATCACTGCTTTCTGCACGATGGGTGAGGAGCAGCTGAAGATAAAGAGCTGGCAGGAGTATTGA
- a CDS encoding RNA methyltransferase, translating to MALSKNKIKLIHSLGEKKHRNEHGLFVAEGRKLVTDLLGNCRCQLLAGLPEVLSDISPWSAEEIVIASHEELKKASNLKTVPQLIGVFHQPRQVVGEIKLEGKLHMVLDAIQDPGNMGTIVRLCDWFGIEHIFCSPDSADVFNPKTVQATMGAIARVNVHYLPLKEFLAKNRTLPVYGTFLEGENIYSSTLAGSGFIVMGNEGNGISPDIRQLVTHKLFIPNYPADSRTSESLNVAVAAAIVCSEFRRRG from the coding sequence ATGGCATTAAGCAAAAACAAGATAAAACTGATTCACTCGCTGGGCGAAAAGAAGCACCGGAATGAGCATGGCCTGTTCGTTGCCGAGGGCAGGAAACTGGTGACCGATCTGCTGGGCAACTGCCGGTGTCAATTGCTGGCCGGATTACCGGAGGTATTGAGTGATATCTCCCCTTGGTCGGCAGAAGAGATTGTTATCGCCTCTCACGAGGAGTTGAAGAAGGCCTCCAACCTGAAAACCGTACCCCAACTGATAGGGGTCTTCCATCAGCCCAGACAGGTTGTCGGCGAGATCAAGCTAGAGGGAAAGCTCCATATGGTCCTCGACGCAATCCAGGACCCCGGCAATATGGGTACCATTGTCAGGCTGTGCGACTGGTTCGGCATTGAGCATATTTTCTGTTCGCCCGACAGCGCCGACGTTTTTAATCCGAAAACCGTACAGGCGACCATGGGTGCAATCGCGCGGGTCAACGTTCACTACCTCCCCTTGAAGGAGTTCCTGGCAAAGAACCGCACACTACCCGTCTACGGCACCTTCCTGGAGGGTGAAAACATCTACAGTTCAACACTGGCCGGGAGCGGATTCATAGTAATGGGCAACGAGGGGAACGGAATCTCTCCCGATATCCGGCAACTCGTCACCCATAAACTCTTTATTCCCAATTATCCTGCCGACTCCCGCACCTCCGAATCATTGAATGTGGCCGTAGCTGCAGCCATTGTCTGTTCCGAGTTCAGAAGACGGGGTTGA